In Felis catus isolate Fca126 chromosome C2, F.catus_Fca126_mat1.0, whole genome shotgun sequence, a single window of DNA contains:
- the LRRIQ4 gene encoding leucine-rich repeat and IQ domain-containing protein 4 isoform X1 produces MNTVQRFWIFAFSINMSSDMIKPGHSVKIHQKVDPQRATARTFFIDASNQGLPTIPPEIFDFEELEEVHLENNQIEEIPRGIQHLKNVRILYLNKNKLRKLCPELGTLSSLEGLDLSDNPLLSSALPVLRGLRGLRELRLYHTDLAEIPVDLCKLLHHLELLGLDGNHLKSLPKEVVNHTKLREIYLKQNQFEVFPPELCALSNLEIVDLDDNKLTAIPPEIGNLTRLQKFYVARNNLLLLPESLCQCSKLSVLDLSHNRLHSLPHSLAELSGMTEIGLSGNHLEKVPRLICKWTSLHLLYLRDTGLRALRRSFRRLVNLRFLDLSQNHLERFPLQICALRNLEILALDDNKICQLPPDFVSLSKLKMLGLTGNQLASFPEEILSLQSLEKLYIGQDQGAKLTYMPEDISKLQNLKELYIENNHLEYLPTSLGSMPNLEILNCCHNLLKQLPDSICQAQALKELLLEDNLITCLPENLDSLMNLKVLTLMSNPMEDPPGEVCAEGNQAIWTYLKTKRNMKIMATKIQAWWRGIMVRKGLGRFEELKVQKKGKPSPKDKKGGKNAKGKAVKKNKK; encoded by the exons ATGAACACTGttcaaag ATTTTGGATATTTGCATTTTCCATCAACATGTCAAGTGACATGATAAAACCAGGTCACTCCGTTAAAATTCATCAGAAAGTTGATCCACAACGGGCCACTGCTAGAACCTTTTTCATTGATGCTTCTAATCAGGGCTTGCCTACCATTCCACCAGAGATCTTCGACTTCGAAGAATTAGAAGAAGTGCATCTGGAAAACAACCAGATTGAAGAAATCCCCCGGGGTATTCAGCATTTAAAGAACGTCCGGATCCTCTACCTGAACAAGAACAAGCTGAGAAAGCTGTGCCCAGAGCTGGGCACGCTGAGCAGCCTGGAGGGCCTGGACCTGAGCGACAACCCGCTCCTGTCCTCGGCCCTTCCTGTCCTCAGAGGCCTGCGGGGGCTGCGGGAGCTCCGCCTGTACCACACTGACCTGGCCGAGATCCCCGTGGACCTCTGCAAACTCCTCCACCACCTCGAGCTGCTTGGGCTGGACGGAAACCACCTGAAATCTCTGCCCAAGGAAGTAGTGAACCACACCAAACTGAGGGAGATCTACCTGAAGCAAAACCAGTTTGAAGTCTTTCCTCCCGAGCTCTGTGCTCTCTCCAACCTGGAGATCGTTGACCTGGATGACAACAAACTAACCGCCATCCCACCGGAGATTGGGAACCTGACCAGGCTGCAGAAGTTCTACGTGGCTCGCAACAACCTGCTCCTCCTACCCGAGTCGCTGTGCCAGTGCAGCAAACTGTCCGTGCTGGATCTGTCCCACAACCGCCTCCACTCGCTCCCGCACTCCCTGGCCGAGCTGTCGGGGATGACGGAGATTGGGCTGAGCGGGAACCACCTGGAGAAGGTGCCACGCCTCATCTGCAAGTGGACCTCGCTGCACCTGCTCTACCTCCGCGACACCGGCCTGCGGGCGCTGCGGCGCTCCTTCCGGCGGCTGGTCAACCTGCGCTTCCTGGATCTCAGCCAGAACCATCTGGAACGCTTTCCGCTGCAGATCTGTGCGCTCAGGAACCTAGAGATCCTGGCGCTGGATGATAATAAAATATGCCAG CTACCTCCAGACTTTGTATCCCTTTCAAAACTGAAGATGCTTGGATTAACAGGGAATCAGTTGGCTTCATTTCCAGAAGAAATCCTTTCTTTACAGTCTTTAGAGAAATTATACATTGGGCAAGACCAGGGAGCCAAGCTCACCTATATGCCAGAAGACATTAGTAAACTACAG AATCTTAAAGAGCTGTATATAGAGAACAATCATCTGGAGTACCTGCCCACATCCTTGGGATCCATGCCTAACCTGGAAATTCTTAATTGCTGCCACAACCTGCTTAAGCAACTTCCAGATTCCATTTGCCAAGCACAAG CTTTGAAAGAATTACTGCTTGAGGACAACTTGATCACCTGTCTTCCAGAGAATTTGGATAGCCTGATGAATCTGAAGGTTTTGACACTGATGAGCAATCCTATGGAGGACCCCCCAGGAGAAGTGTGCGCCGAAGGCAATCAGGCTATATGGACGTActtgaagacaaaaagaaacatgaaaataatggCAACAAAG ATTCAGGCATGGTGGCGCGGAATAATGGTCCGGAAAGGATTGGGGAGATTTGAAGAACTAAAagtgcaaaagaaaggaaagccttCTCCAAAAGataagaaaggggggaaaaatgcaaaaggaaaagctgtgaagaaaaataagaaataa
- the LRRIQ4 gene encoding leucine-rich repeat and IQ domain-containing protein 4 isoform X2: MSSDMIKPGHSVKIHQKVDPQRATARTFFIDASNQGLPTIPPEIFDFEELEEVHLENNQIEEIPRGIQHLKNVRILYLNKNKLRKLCPELGTLSSLEGLDLSDNPLLSSALPVLRGLRGLRELRLYHTDLAEIPVDLCKLLHHLELLGLDGNHLKSLPKEVVNHTKLREIYLKQNQFEVFPPELCALSNLEIVDLDDNKLTAIPPEIGNLTRLQKFYVARNNLLLLPESLCQCSKLSVLDLSHNRLHSLPHSLAELSGMTEIGLSGNHLEKVPRLICKWTSLHLLYLRDTGLRALRRSFRRLVNLRFLDLSQNHLERFPLQICALRNLEILALDDNKICQLPPDFVSLSKLKMLGLTGNQLASFPEEILSLQSLEKLYIGQDQGAKLTYMPEDISKLQNLKELYIENNHLEYLPTSLGSMPNLEILNCCHNLLKQLPDSICQAQALKELLLEDNLITCLPENLDSLMNLKVLTLMSNPMEDPPGEVCAEGNQAIWTYLKTKRNMKIMATKIQAWWRGIMVRKGLGRFEELKVQKKGKPSPKDKKGGKNAKGKAVKKNKK; this comes from the exons ATGTCAAGTGACATGATAAAACCAGGTCACTCCGTTAAAATTCATCAGAAAGTTGATCCACAACGGGCCACTGCTAGAACCTTTTTCATTGATGCTTCTAATCAGGGCTTGCCTACCATTCCACCAGAGATCTTCGACTTCGAAGAATTAGAAGAAGTGCATCTGGAAAACAACCAGATTGAAGAAATCCCCCGGGGTATTCAGCATTTAAAGAACGTCCGGATCCTCTACCTGAACAAGAACAAGCTGAGAAAGCTGTGCCCAGAGCTGGGCACGCTGAGCAGCCTGGAGGGCCTGGACCTGAGCGACAACCCGCTCCTGTCCTCGGCCCTTCCTGTCCTCAGAGGCCTGCGGGGGCTGCGGGAGCTCCGCCTGTACCACACTGACCTGGCCGAGATCCCCGTGGACCTCTGCAAACTCCTCCACCACCTCGAGCTGCTTGGGCTGGACGGAAACCACCTGAAATCTCTGCCCAAGGAAGTAGTGAACCACACCAAACTGAGGGAGATCTACCTGAAGCAAAACCAGTTTGAAGTCTTTCCTCCCGAGCTCTGTGCTCTCTCCAACCTGGAGATCGTTGACCTGGATGACAACAAACTAACCGCCATCCCACCGGAGATTGGGAACCTGACCAGGCTGCAGAAGTTCTACGTGGCTCGCAACAACCTGCTCCTCCTACCCGAGTCGCTGTGCCAGTGCAGCAAACTGTCCGTGCTGGATCTGTCCCACAACCGCCTCCACTCGCTCCCGCACTCCCTGGCCGAGCTGTCGGGGATGACGGAGATTGGGCTGAGCGGGAACCACCTGGAGAAGGTGCCACGCCTCATCTGCAAGTGGACCTCGCTGCACCTGCTCTACCTCCGCGACACCGGCCTGCGGGCGCTGCGGCGCTCCTTCCGGCGGCTGGTCAACCTGCGCTTCCTGGATCTCAGCCAGAACCATCTGGAACGCTTTCCGCTGCAGATCTGTGCGCTCAGGAACCTAGAGATCCTGGCGCTGGATGATAATAAAATATGCCAG CTACCTCCAGACTTTGTATCCCTTTCAAAACTGAAGATGCTTGGATTAACAGGGAATCAGTTGGCTTCATTTCCAGAAGAAATCCTTTCTTTACAGTCTTTAGAGAAATTATACATTGGGCAAGACCAGGGAGCCAAGCTCACCTATATGCCAGAAGACATTAGTAAACTACAG AATCTTAAAGAGCTGTATATAGAGAACAATCATCTGGAGTACCTGCCCACATCCTTGGGATCCATGCCTAACCTGGAAATTCTTAATTGCTGCCACAACCTGCTTAAGCAACTTCCAGATTCCATTTGCCAAGCACAAG CTTTGAAAGAATTACTGCTTGAGGACAACTTGATCACCTGTCTTCCAGAGAATTTGGATAGCCTGATGAATCTGAAGGTTTTGACACTGATGAGCAATCCTATGGAGGACCCCCCAGGAGAAGTGTGCGCCGAAGGCAATCAGGCTATATGGACGTActtgaagacaaaaagaaacatgaaaataatggCAACAAAG ATTCAGGCATGGTGGCGCGGAATAATGGTCCGGAAAGGATTGGGGAGATTTGAAGAACTAAAagtgcaaaagaaaggaaagccttCTCCAAAAGataagaaaggggggaaaaatgcaaaaggaaaagctgtgaagaaaaataagaaataa